The following are from one region of the Francisella opportunistica genome:
- the aceE gene encoding pyruvate dehydrogenase (acetyl-transferring), homodimeric type has protein sequence MSDFTKDIDVLETQEWLEAFEDVIKREGVDRAKFLVEQLLNKGSELGVENAYATAKIKKYVNSIDVSEQPSYPGDIELEQKIEAINRWNSTVIVAHANKKDGSIGGHIGTGAGAMTLYEVGFNHFWKAPNENHAGDLIFYQGHLSPIVYARSFLEGRITAEQLENFRKQAFNGQNAVSSYPHPYLQPTYWQFPTVSMGLGPLQAIYQARFMKYLEARGLAKTSDRRVWAFCGDGEMDEPESIGSITRAGREGLDNLIFVVNCNLQRLDGLVNGNGNIVEELADVFMGAGWNVIKVLWSSDWDKLLNDPKAGKKLQERLSSLNDGQMHTIKAHGGAECRSVVFSGDEDLEALAKDMTNEDLTALRRGGHDPLKIYAAYKKAVENANGRPTLILPMTVKGYGLGEWGESKNIAHNVKKLDTDALEHIKNRFDVPATKEDVENYRLITLDKNSPEMKYLHSKRKELGGYIPKRLENKQPLEIPSYKDFAKSLLDDSGDREFSTTTAFVRILSHLAKDKQIGKHIVPITVDESRTFGMEGLFRQLGIYNPQGQQYVPEDKQQVMFYKEAKDGQILQEGINEQGGFCSWIAAATSYSVHKVPMIPFMIYYSMFGFQRFGDLAWAAGDSMAKGFVIGGTSGRTTLNGEGLQHEDGHSHIQAGLIPNCISYDPTYAYELAVILDKGMKRMYVDGDHVYYYITVMNENYSHRAMPEDCQEGIIKGLYKLEEEKNPAAKHVQLLGSGSILREVEVAAKMLKEEYGITSNIWSMTSANELYREAKDVARTNMLHPTAEKKESYIEKCFKNEQGPVVASTDYIKLYTDQLREFIPHTFVNLGTDGFGRSDTRAALRSFFEVDRYHVVVASLYALCLDGKVEASEVKAAIEKYNIDPERMAPLYS, from the coding sequence ATGTCGGATTTTACTAAAGATATTGATGTTTTAGAGACCCAAGAATGGCTTGAGGCCTTTGAAGATGTCATTAAAAGAGAAGGTGTTGATAGAGCTAAGTTTTTGGTTGAACAATTGTTAAATAAAGGTTCTGAGCTTGGTGTTGAGAATGCTTATGCGACAGCTAAAATCAAAAAATATGTTAACTCTATAGATGTTTCTGAACAGCCTAGTTATCCTGGTGATATTGAGCTTGAGCAAAAGATTGAAGCTATAAATAGATGGAATTCAACTGTTATCGTAGCACATGCTAACAAAAAAGATGGTTCAATAGGTGGCCACATTGGTACTGGTGCTGGTGCTATGACTCTATATGAAGTTGGTTTTAACCACTTTTGGAAAGCTCCAAATGAAAATCATGCAGGTGATTTAATTTTTTACCAAGGACACCTTTCTCCAATAGTTTATGCGCGTTCATTCTTGGAGGGTAGAATAACTGCAGAACAATTAGAAAACTTTAGAAAACAAGCATTTAATGGACAAAATGCTGTGTCTTCTTATCCTCATCCTTATTTACAGCCTACTTATTGGCAGTTCCCTACAGTGTCTATGGGACTTGGTCCTCTGCAAGCCATTTATCAAGCTAGATTTATGAAGTATCTAGAGGCAAGAGGGCTAGCTAAAACTTCTGATCGTAGAGTTTGGGCTTTCTGTGGTGATGGTGAGATGGATGAGCCAGAGTCAATCGGTTCTATCACTAGAGCCGGTCGTGAAGGTTTAGATAATCTTATATTTGTAGTTAACTGTAACCTACAAAGGTTAGATGGGCTTGTAAATGGTAATGGTAATATTGTAGAAGAGCTTGCAGATGTGTTTATGGGTGCAGGCTGGAATGTTATCAAAGTACTGTGGAGTAGTGATTGGGATAAATTATTAAATGATCCAAAAGCAGGCAAAAAGTTACAAGAAAGATTAAGCTCATTAAATGATGGTCAGATGCATACTATTAAAGCACATGGTGGGGCAGAATGTAGATCGGTAGTCTTTAGCGGAGATGAAGACTTAGAAGCTCTAGCTAAAGATATGACAAATGAGGATCTTACTGCGCTGCGTCGTGGTGGTCATGATCCACTAAAAATTTATGCTGCATATAAAAAAGCTGTAGAAAATGCAAATGGCCGTCCAACTCTTATCTTACCTATGACTGTTAAAGGCTATGGCTTAGGTGAGTGGGGAGAGTCTAAAAATATCGCCCACAACGTTAAAAAGCTTGATACTGATGCACTTGAGCATATCAAAAATAGATTTGATGTGCCTGCAACTAAAGAAGATGTTGAAAACTACAGACTTATCACGTTAGATAAAAACTCTCCAGAGATGAAATATCTACACTCTAAGAGAAAAGAATTAGGTGGCTATATTCCTAAAAGATTAGAGAATAAACAACCTCTAGAAATCCCAAGTTACAAAGATTTTGCTAAGAGTCTGCTAGATGATAGTGGCGACAGAGAATTCTCAACCACTACCGCATTTGTGAGAATCTTATCGCATTTGGCAAAAGATAAGCAAATCGGTAAGCACATTGTACCAATCACAGTTGATGAGTCGCGTACTTTCGGTATGGAAGGATTATTTAGACAACTAGGTATCTATAATCCGCAAGGCCAGCAATATGTACCAGAAGATAAGCAGCAAGTGATGTTCTACAAAGAAGCTAAAGATGGCCAGATCTTGCAAGAAGGTATTAACGAGCAAGGCGGTTTTTGTTCTTGGATCGCAGCAGCTACTTCATATAGCGTGCATAAGGTGCCAATGATTCCTTTCATGATTTACTACTCGATGTTTGGTTTCCAAAGATTTGGTGATCTTGCATGGGCGGCTGGTGATTCTATGGCAAAAGGTTTTGTTATAGGTGGAACATCAGGGCGTACAACTCTAAATGGTGAAGGTCTGCAGCACGAGGATGGTCACAGCCATATCCAAGCTGGTCTTATACCTAACTGTATATCTTATGATCCTACGTATGCTTATGAATTAGCTGTAATTCTTGACAAAGGTATGAAGAGAATGTATGTTGATGGTGATCATGTATATTACTATATCACCGTAATGAATGAAAACTACTCTCATAGAGCAATGCCGGAAGATTGTCAAGAGGGTATTATCAAGGGCCTATATAAGTTAGAAGAAGAGAAAAATCCAGCAGCTAAACATGTGCAGTTATTAGGTTCAGGCTCTATCCTAAGAGAAGTTGAAGTTGCAGCTAAGATGTTAAAAGAAGAGTATGGTATTACTTCTAATATTTGGAGCATGACTTCAGCAAACGAGCTTTACAGAGAAGCTAAAGATGTGGCTAGAACTAATATGCTTCATCCAACTGCTGAGAAAAAAGAAAGCTATATTGAGAAGTGCTTTAAGAATGAACAAGGTCCTGTAGTTGCTTCTACTGACTATATCAAGTTGTATACCGATCAGCTAAGAGAGTTTATACCACATACATTTGTAAACCTAGGTACTGATGGTTTTGGTAGATCTGATACTCGTGCAGCGCTAAGAAGTTTCTTTGAGGTCGATAGATACCATGTCGTTGTTGCTTCATTATATGCGCTATGTCTAGATGGCAAAGTTGAAGCTAGCGAGGTTAAGGCTGCGATTGAGAAGTACAATATAGATCCAGAGCGTATGGCACCATTGTATAGCTAA